A region from the Mycobacterium heidelbergense genome encodes:
- the mftD gene encoding pre-mycofactocin synthase MftD (MftD, an enzyme found in the mycofactocin biosynthesis locus, performs an oxidative deamination of 3-amino-5-[(p-hydroxyphenyl)methyl]-4,4-dimethyl-2-pyrrolidinone (AHDP). The resulting compound, now called pre-mycofactocin (PMFT), is a biologically active redox cofactor that can oxidize the non-exchangeable NADH of TIGR03971 family SDR-type oxidoreductases.) gives MAEWFETVAIAQQRAKRRLPKSVYSSLISASEKGITVADNVEAFGELGFAPHVIGAQEKRDLSTTIMGQDISLPVVISPTGVQAVDPDGEVAVARAAAARGTAMGLSSFASKPIEEVIAANPKLFFQVYWLGGRDAIAERVERARRAGAVGLIVTTDWTFSHGRDWGSPKIPEAMNLRTILRLSPEAIVRPGWLWKFGKTLRPPELRVPNQGRRGEPGPPFFAAYGEWMGTPPPSWDDIAWLRELWGGPFMLKGVMRVDDAKRAVDAGVSAISVSNHGGNNLDGTPASIRALPAVAAAVGDQVEVLLDGGIRRGSDVVKAVALGARAVMIGRAYLWGLAAAGQAGVENVLDILRGGIDSALMGLGRASVHDLSPDDILVPAGFTRPMG, from the coding sequence ATGGCCGAGTGGTTCGAGACGGTCGCCATCGCGCAGCAACGCGCCAAGCGGAGGCTGCCAAAATCGGTCTATTCGTCGTTGATTTCGGCGAGCGAAAAGGGAATCACCGTCGCCGACAATGTCGAGGCATTCGGCGAACTCGGTTTTGCGCCCCACGTCATCGGTGCCCAGGAAAAGCGTGATTTGTCGACCACCATTATGGGACAGGATATTTCGCTGCCGGTGGTGATTTCGCCGACCGGCGTCCAGGCGGTCGACCCGGACGGCGAGGTGGCCGTCGCGCGGGCCGCGGCGGCGCGGGGAACGGCGATGGGGCTGTCGTCCTTCGCCAGCAAGCCGATCGAAGAGGTCATCGCCGCGAACCCCAAGCTCTTCTTCCAGGTGTACTGGCTCGGCGGGCGCGACGCGATCGCCGAGCGGGTGGAACGGGCCCGCCGGGCCGGCGCGGTCGGCTTGATCGTCACCACCGACTGGACGTTCTCCCACGGCCGGGACTGGGGTAGCCCCAAGATCCCCGAGGCGATGAACCTGCGGACCATCCTGCGGCTGTCCCCGGAGGCGATCGTCCGGCCGGGCTGGCTGTGGAAGTTCGGCAAGACGCTGCGGCCCCCGGAGCTGCGGGTGCCGAACCAGGGCCGCCGCGGCGAGCCGGGCCCGCCCTTCTTCGCCGCGTACGGGGAGTGGATGGGCACGCCGCCGCCGAGCTGGGACGACATCGCCTGGCTGCGCGAGCTGTGGGGCGGGCCGTTCATGCTCAAGGGCGTGATGCGCGTCGATGACGCCAAAAGGGCTGTGGACGCCGGTGTTTCGGCAATCTCGGTGTCCAACCACGGCGGCAACAACCTGGACGGGACGCCGGCGTCGATCCGCGCGTTGCCCGCGGTGGCCGCGGCGGTCGGCGATCAGGTCGAGGTGTTGCTCGACGGTGGCATCCGGCGCGGGAGCGACGTCGTCAAGGCGGTGGCGCTGGGCGCCCGCGCGGTGATGATCGGCCGCGCGTACCTGTGGGGGCTGGCCGCGGCGGGCCAAGCCGGCGTCGAAAACGTCCTCGACATCCTGCGCGGGGGCATCGACTCGGCGCTGATGGGCCTGGGGCGCGCGTCGGTTCACGACCTCAGCCCTGACGACATCCTGGTGCCGGCCGGATTCACCCGGCCGATGGGCTGA
- the mftB gene encoding mycofactocin biosynthesis chaperone MftB (MftB, a small protein, is a peptide chaperone that assists the radical SAM enzyme MftC in performing two modifications to the C-terminal Val-Tyr dipeptide of the mycofactocin precursor peptide, MftA. MftB's role is analogous to the role of PqqD in the biosynthesis of PQQ, a cofactor that derives entirely from a Tyr and a Glu in the precursor PqqA.) produces MRGLLTVTAPAPAESGLFDPGRGWRLHPQVAVRPEPFGALLYHFGTRKLSFLKNRTILAVVRTLADHPDVRSACRAAGVDDSGQEPYLHALGVLADSHMLVPQEGER; encoded by the coding sequence GTGCGGGGTCTACTGACCGTGACTGCGCCCGCGCCGGCCGAGTCGGGGCTCTTCGATCCGGGTCGCGGCTGGCGGCTGCACCCCCAGGTGGCGGTTCGACCGGAGCCGTTCGGCGCGCTGCTCTACCACTTCGGCACCCGCAAGCTGTCCTTCCTGAAGAACAGGACCATCCTGGCGGTGGTGCGGACGCTGGCCGACCACCCCGACGTCCGGTCCGCGTGCCGTGCCGCCGGGGTGGACGATTCGGGGCAGGAACCCTACTTGCACGCGCTGGGCGTACTGGCCGATTCCCACATGCTGGTGCCTCAGGAGGGCGAGAGATGA
- the mftE gene encoding mycofactocin biosynthesis peptidyl-dipeptidase MftE, producing MNSSYHQPVPVLGELGTATSSQLSSASPSIMIPLGSTEQHGPHLPLDTDTRIATAVARGARARLEHDWLVAPAIAYGASGEHHDFAGTISIGTEALTMLLVEYGRSAACWARRLVFVNGHGGNVDALGTAVRRLRAEGRDAGWCPCVAPGGDAHAGHTETSVLLHISPADVLTDRWLPGNRAPLAELLPSMRRGGVAAVSRVGVLGDPTTATAAEGTRIVAGMVDECVRRVARWSPGPDGMLT from the coding sequence GTGAATTCGTCCTACCATCAGCCAGTGCCCGTACTCGGCGAATTAGGAACGGCGACATCGAGCCAGTTATCAAGTGCCTCGCCGTCGATAATGATCCCGCTGGGGTCGACCGAACAACACGGTCCGCACCTGCCGTTGGACACCGACACCCGGATCGCGACCGCGGTCGCCCGCGGGGCGAGGGCCCGCCTTGAGCACGACTGGTTGGTGGCACCGGCCATCGCCTACGGGGCCAGCGGCGAGCACCACGACTTCGCCGGAACGATCTCCATCGGCACCGAAGCCCTGACGATGCTCCTGGTGGAGTACGGCAGGTCGGCGGCCTGCTGGGCCCGGCGCCTGGTCTTCGTCAACGGCCACGGCGGCAACGTCGACGCGTTGGGCACCGCGGTGCGACGACTGCGCGCCGAAGGCCGGGACGCCGGATGGTGCCCCTGCGTCGCCCCCGGCGGCGACGCCCACGCCGGCCATACCGAAACATCAGTGTTGCTGCATATCTCGCCGGCCGATGTGTTGACTGATCGATGGCTCCCCGGTAATCGGGCGCCGTTGGCCGAATTGCTCCCGTCGATGCGTCGCGGGGGAGTCGCGGCGGTCAGCCGGGTGGGCGTGCTGGGAGACCCGACCACCGCGACCGCCGCCGAGGGCACGCGCATCGTCGCGGGGATGGTCGACGAATGCGTCCGTCGAGTCGCCCGGTGGTCACCCGGGCCCGACGGGATGCTGACATGA
- the mftF gene encoding mycofactocin biosynthesis glycosyltransferase MftF (Members of this protein family, MftF, are glycosyltransferases, members of PF00535 (glycosyl transferase family 2). The encoding gene is found as part of the mycofactocin cassette, in Mycobacterium tuberculosis, many other Actinobacteria, and occasional members of other lineages. Mycofactocin itself, a putative redox carrier, is a heavily modified derivative of the C-terminal Val-Tyr dipeptide of the mycofactocin precursor MftA (TIGR03969).) — protein MTAPRLPDGFAVQVDRRVRVLGDGSALLGGSPTRLLKLAPAAQSMLSDGRLKVRDDVSAQLARTLLDATVAHPRPAGGPSHRDVTVVIPVRDNVSGVRRLVSSLRGLRVIVVDDGSSPPIEPNDFVGAHCDIEVLRHSRSKGPGAARNTGLAACTTGFVAFLDSDVTPRRGWLEALLGHFCDPTVALVAPRIVGLSHSENVVARYEAVHSSLDLGEREAPVLPHSTVSYVPSAAIICRCSAIRDVGGFDETMPSGEDVDLCWRLIEAGARLRYEPIAQVAHDHRTELRDWLARKAFYGGSAAPLSARHPDKTAPVVISGWALMTWILVALGTSLSRLASLMIALLTGRRIAKAMRSAETSLWDVVVIAARGLWSAAMQLASALCRHYWPLALLAAVLSRHCRRVVLVAAVMDGVVDWLHRRDATGDDAEPIGLLTYLVLKRVDDLAYGLGLWRGVVRERNVRALKPQIRS, from the coding sequence ATGACCGCCCCCCGGCTACCGGACGGGTTCGCCGTCCAGGTCGACCGCCGCGTGCGGGTGCTCGGCGACGGCTCGGCCCTGCTGGGTGGGTCACCGACGCGCCTGCTGAAGTTGGCTCCCGCCGCCCAGAGCATGTTGTCCGACGGCCGGCTGAAGGTCCGCGACGACGTCAGCGCGCAGCTGGCCCGCACCCTGCTGGACGCCACCGTGGCTCATCCCCGGCCGGCCGGCGGCCCGTCGCACCGCGACGTGACCGTGGTAATCCCGGTGCGCGACAACGTTTCCGGCGTGCGGCGGCTGGTGAGCTCGCTGCGCGGATTGCGCGTCATCGTGGTGGACGACGGTTCGTCTCCCCCGATTGAACCCAACGACTTCGTCGGCGCACACTGCGACATCGAGGTGCTGCGCCATTCCCGCAGCAAGGGTCCGGGGGCGGCGCGCAACACCGGGCTGGCCGCCTGCACGACCGGGTTCGTCGCGTTCCTGGACTCCGACGTCACGCCGCGCCGGGGCTGGCTCGAGGCCCTGCTCGGTCACTTCTGCGATCCCACCGTCGCCCTCGTCGCACCGCGCATCGTCGGCCTGTCGCACAGCGAGAATGTGGTCGCGCGTTATGAGGCGGTGCACTCGTCGCTGGACCTGGGGGAGCGCGAGGCCCCGGTGTTGCCCCACAGCACGGTGTCCTACGTTCCCAGCGCCGCCATCATCTGTCGCTGCTCGGCCATCCGCGACGTCGGCGGGTTCGACGAGACCATGCCATCCGGTGAGGACGTCGACCTGTGCTGGCGGCTCATCGAGGCGGGCGCCCGGCTCCGCTACGAGCCGATTGCCCAGGTCGCCCACGACCACCGCACCGAATTACGGGATTGGCTCGCGCGCAAGGCGTTCTATGGCGGCTCGGCGGCTCCGCTGTCCGCGCGCCACCCGGACAAGACGGCGCCGGTGGTGATCTCCGGCTGGGCGCTGATGACCTGGATTCTCGTGGCCCTGGGGACGAGCCTCAGCCGACTCGCTTCCCTGATGATCGCCCTCCTGACGGGCCGGCGGATCGCCAAGGCCATGCGAAGCGCCGAAACCTCACTCTGGGATGTCGTCGTGATTGCGGCCCGCGGTCTATGGTCGGCGGCGATGCAGCTGGCGTCGGCCCTCTGCCGCCATTACTGGCCGCTGGCGTTGCTCGCGGCCGTCCTGTCGCGTCACTGCAGACGGGTCGTGCTGGTGGCGGCCGTCATGGACGGGGTGGTGGACTGGCTGCACCGCCGCGATGCGACCGGCGACGATGCCGAGCCGATCGGGCTGCTGACCTACCTGGTGCTCAAGCGCGTCGACGACCTGGCCTACGGCCTCGGGCTGTGGCGGGGCGTGGTGCGCGAGCGCAACGTGCGCGCGCTCAAACCGCAGATTCGGAGCTAG
- the mftA gene encoding mycofactocin precursor MftA (Mycofactocin is a small molecule electron carrier derived from the final two amino acids, Val-Tyr, of MftA, the mycofactocin precursor. It plays a role in redox homeostasis and the metabolism of alcohols and aldehydes in Actinobacteria, including Mycobacterium tuberculosis.), giving the protein MDHETETETDLVTETLVEEVSIDGMCGVY; this is encoded by the coding sequence GTGGACCACGAAACCGAGACCGAGACCGACCTCGTCACCGAGACCCTGGTCGAAGAGGTGTCCATCGACGGCATGTGCGGGGTCTACTGA
- the mftR gene encoding mycofactocin system transcriptional regulator (MftR, the mycofactocin system transcriptional regulator, is an uncharacterized TetR family DNA-binding transcription factor. Its role is inferred by context. It occurs as part of the biosynthesis locus for mycofactocin, a partially characterized electron carrier derived from the terminal Val-Tyr dipeptide of the precursor peptide MftA, through a radical SAM enzyme-mediated process.), protein MMPQSRVGRRRSTTPEHITDVALELFTARGFAEVSVDDVAQAAGIARRTLFRYYASKNAILWGDFDAHLAHLQELLDRVDPKVRMGEALRVALLAFNTFDECETVRHRQRMRVILETAELQAYSMTMYAGWREVIAGFVAHRLSVTTTDPLPRTVAWTMLGVALSAYEHWLGDESVTLPEALGNAFDVVGAGLGRLDP, encoded by the coding sequence ATGATGCCGCAGTCGCGGGTGGGCCGGCGCCGCTCGACGACGCCGGAGCACATCACCGACGTAGCCCTCGAGTTATTCACCGCCCGGGGATTCGCCGAGGTCAGCGTCGACGACGTCGCGCAGGCGGCCGGCATCGCCCGCCGCACGCTCTTTCGTTATTACGCGTCCAAGAACGCCATCCTCTGGGGCGATTTCGACGCCCACCTCGCGCACCTGCAGGAACTGCTCGACCGCGTCGACCCGAAGGTTCGGATGGGTGAGGCCCTGCGCGTGGCGCTGCTGGCGTTCAACACCTTCGACGAGTGCGAGACGGTGCGGCACCGTCAACGAATGCGGGTTATCTTGGAAACCGCCGAGCTGCAAGCCTATTCGATGACGATGTACGCCGGCTGGCGCGAGGTGATCGCGGGCTTCGTGGCCCACCGATTGAGCGTCACAACGACCGACCCACTGCCCCGGACCGTCGCCTGGACCATGCTGGGGGTCGCATTGAGCGCCTACGAGCACTGGCTCGGCGACGAATCCGTCACGCTGCCCGAAGCGCTCGGGAACGCATTCGACGTCGTCGGCGCCGGGCTGGGCAGGCTGGACCCGTGA
- the mftC gene encoding mycofactocin radical SAM maturase (MftC is a radical SAM/SPASM enzyme that catalyzes the first two steps in biosynthesis of the electron carrier mycofactocin from the terminal Val-Tyr dipeptide of the precursor peptide MftA.) encodes MTAAMARTPRLVEQFERGLDAPICLTWELTYACNLACVHCLSSSGKRDPRELSTRQCMDIIDELERMQVFYVNVGGGEPTVRPDFWELVDYATAHHVGVKFSTNGVRITPEVAARLAASDYVDVQISLDGATAEVNDAVRGAGSFAMAVRALENLASAGFAQNGGAKISVVATRHNVDQLDEFAALASRYGATLRITRLRPSGRGADVWEDLHPTAAQQVQLYDWLVAKGERVLTGDSFFHLAPLGSSGALAGLNMCGAGRVVCLIDPVGDVYACPFAIHDRFLAGNVLSDGGFDNVWKNAPLFRDLREPQSAGACGSCGHYDSCRGGCMAAKFFTGLPLDGPDPECVQGHGAPALARDRETPRPRVDHSHGTRARQPVPLTLSMRPPARLCNESPV; translated from the coding sequence ATGACCGCCGCAATGGCGCGCACACCGCGGCTCGTCGAACAGTTCGAGCGCGGCCTGGACGCGCCCATCTGCCTGACGTGGGAGCTCACCTACGCGTGCAATCTGGCCTGCGTGCACTGCCTTTCGTCATCGGGCAAACGCGATCCGCGCGAGCTGTCCACCCGCCAATGCATGGACATCATCGACGAGCTGGAACGCATGCAGGTGTTCTACGTCAACGTCGGCGGCGGGGAGCCCACGGTGCGCCCGGACTTTTGGGAACTGGTCGACTACGCCACCGCGCACCACGTCGGCGTCAAGTTCTCCACCAACGGGGTCCGGATCACTCCGGAGGTCGCCGCCCGGTTGGCCGCCAGCGACTACGTCGATGTTCAGATCTCGCTCGATGGCGCCACCGCCGAGGTCAACGACGCCGTCCGCGGCGCCGGGTCGTTCGCCATGGCCGTGCGCGCCCTGGAGAACCTGGCCAGTGCGGGCTTCGCTCAAAATGGAGGGGCCAAGATCTCCGTCGTGGCCACCCGCCACAACGTGGACCAGCTCGACGAATTCGCCGCGCTGGCAAGCCGTTACGGCGCCACCCTGCGAATCACCCGGCTGCGGCCGTCGGGGCGGGGCGCGGACGTGTGGGAAGACCTGCACCCCACCGCCGCCCAGCAGGTACAGCTCTACGACTGGCTGGTCGCCAAGGGGGAGCGGGTGCTGACCGGCGACTCCTTCTTCCACCTGGCACCGCTCGGCTCCTCCGGCGCGCTGGCCGGCCTGAACATGTGCGGAGCGGGCCGGGTGGTGTGCCTGATCGACCCGGTGGGCGACGTGTACGCCTGCCCGTTCGCCATCCACGACCGCTTCCTGGCCGGAAACGTCCTGTCCGACGGCGGTTTTGACAACGTCTGGAAGAACGCGCCGCTGTTTCGTGATCTGCGCGAGCCGCAGTCCGCGGGAGCGTGCGGCAGCTGCGGGCACTACGACAGCTGCCGGGGCGGCTGCATGGCGGCCAAGTTCTTCACCGGCCTGCCGCTCGACGGCCCGGACCCCGAGTGCGTGCAGGGTCATGGTGCGCCGGCGCTGGCGCGGGATCGCGAGACGCCGCGGCCCCGCGTCGACCACTCCCACGGCACGCGGGCCCGCCAGCCCGTGCCGCTCACTCTGAGCATGCGGCCGCCCGCGCGCCTGTGCAACGAAAGCCCGGTGTAG
- a CDS encoding HNH endonuclease signature motif containing protein — protein MFEKLDDAAIVTTITDSARAENRACAHRLAAIAELYERRQIPVEDGQGRELWRIDPWESVAAEVAAAQGITAAAAGAQLHNAICLHERLPKVAALFATGTINYRTVSMIVARTLLALEPDIMAAIDAELAEALLTWGPLSLHKTEQAIDALVERHDPAARRRTESVVRSRYVDVEQRGGIASLSGEVYSTDATLLDRRLTALAHTVCDDDPRTVDQRRADALGALAAGHTTLTCACGGSDCPAGQTPTAASVVVHVVAEAAALDAASADLHGERPGDGGPEIVRDPERLAELIREATGPGPSDRPGRPPTRPVPNPALVLGGPVIPAQVLADLAARGAVDLRPLIHPGDSPPEPRYRPSAALADFIRCRDMTCRFPGCDRPADVSDIDHTIPYGRGGPTHASNLKCLCRKHHLLKTFWPGPGGWRDEQLPDGTVIWTSPSGHTYRTVPGSRLLVPALSLPTAVLPPQRGAGVGHAERGAMMPKRRRPRATDRLHRIMAERNRNQRHQPIGRVNPAGTRMSSGLRS, from the coding sequence ATGTTCGAGAAGCTTGACGACGCCGCGATCGTCACGACCATAACCGACTCGGCCCGCGCCGAGAACCGGGCGTGCGCGCACCGGCTGGCGGCGATCGCCGAACTCTACGAACGGCGCCAGATCCCCGTCGAGGACGGTCAGGGCCGCGAGCTGTGGCGAATTGACCCCTGGGAATCGGTAGCCGCCGAAGTCGCGGCGGCACAAGGCATCACCGCCGCGGCGGCCGGTGCGCAGCTGCACAACGCGATCTGCCTGCACGAGCGGCTGCCCAAGGTGGCGGCGCTGTTCGCCACCGGCACGATCAACTACCGCACCGTCAGCATGATCGTGGCCCGCACCTTGCTGGCGCTCGAGCCCGATATCATGGCCGCGATCGACGCCGAACTGGCCGAAGCCCTCCTGACCTGGGGGCCGCTCTCGCTCCACAAGACCGAACAGGCCATCGACGCGCTGGTCGAGCGCCATGATCCGGCCGCCCGCCGGCGCACCGAGTCCGTCGTCCGGTCCCGCTACGTCGACGTCGAACAGCGCGGCGGCATCGCCTCGCTGTCGGGCGAGGTGTACTCCACCGATGCCACGCTGCTGGACCGCCGGCTCACCGCGCTGGCGCACACCGTCTGCGACGACGATCCGCGCACCGTCGATCAACGTCGCGCCGACGCGCTCGGGGCGCTGGCCGCCGGGCACACGACGCTGACCTGCGCCTGCGGCGGGTCCGATTGCCCCGCCGGTCAAACCCCCACGGCGGCATCGGTTGTGGTGCACGTCGTCGCCGAGGCGGCCGCTCTCGACGCCGCCAGCGCAGACCTGCACGGTGAACGACCCGGAGACGGTGGGCCCGAGATCGTGCGTGACCCCGAGCGGCTCGCCGAGCTCATTCGCGAGGCCACCGGTCCGGGGCCCTCTGACCGGCCCGGCCGCCCGCCCACGCGGCCGGTCCCCAACCCGGCCCTGGTGCTGGGCGGGCCGGTCATCCCCGCGCAGGTCCTGGCCGACCTGGCCGCGCGCGGCGCCGTGGACCTGCGGCCGCTGATCCACCCCGGCGACAGTCCACCCGAACCTCGTTACCGGCCCTCGGCGGCGTTGGCCGACTTCATCCGCTGCCGGGACATGACATGCCGGTTCCCGGGCTGCGACCGGCCCGCCGACGTGTCCGACATCGACCACACCATCCCGTATGGCCGCGGTGGCCCGACACATGCCTCCAACCTGAAGTGCCTTTGTCGAAAACACCATCTGCTCAAGACATTTTGGCCCGGCCCCGGCGGTTGGCGCGACGAGCAGCTGCCCGATGGCACGGTGATATGGACCTCGCCATCCGGCCACACCTACCGCACCGTGCCGGGCAGCAGGCTACTCGTGCCTGCGCTGAGCCTGCCCACCGCCGTGCTGCCGCCGCAACGTGGCGCCGGTGTGGGCCACGCCGAGCGCGGCGCGATGATGCCCAAACGCAGACGACCAAGGGCCACCGACCGGCTGCACCGAATCATGGCCGAGCGCAACAGGAACCAGCGCCATCAGCCCATCGGCCGGGTGAATCCGGCCGGCACCAGGATGTCGTCAGGGCTGAGGTCGTGA